The Microbacterium sulfonylureivorans region GTCACTCCCACGAGTGTCGCGAAGTGTCGGCGGCTCGCCTCGACGGATGCGGTGTAGGCGAGGGGATCGGGACGGCCCTGGGCCGCGGCATCCAGATCGGCGATCACGGCGGCGCGCACGGCGCGCGTCGGCAGTCCGACGGTGCACGCCGCGAGGTAGCCGCGGCCGCCCATGAACTCGGCCTGGGCGGCCGCGAGAGCGGCGGAGCGGATGGTCGGAGCGGGCACGTGACCAGCCTCGCCGAGTGCATCGCATTCGTCTACGGGAGGTGACGCATGCGAATCATCCATCGGCGTTATGCTTTGCCGCATGACGGTCTTCGACGATCCCGACATCGACGCGCAGGCGCTGCGCGTGGTCAAGGCGATCGCCGACGAAGGGTCGATCACCGGCGCGGCCGCCGCGCTGGGGTACAGCCAGCCCGCGATCAGCCAGCAGCTCAAGCGACTCGAGCTGCGGCTCGGGGTTCCGCTGGTCGAGCGCGTGGGCCGGAGCGTCCGGCTCACGGAGGCGGGCCGCATCCTGGCGCGTCACGCCCCGGCGGTGACGACGGCCCTGGATGCCGCAGCCGGCGAACTCGCCGAGCTGCGCGGCCTTCGCGCGGGGCGGGTGCGGCTCGTCGGCTTCCCGTCCGCGTCGCCCACGGTCGTTCCTCGACTGCTCGCCGAGCTGGAAGCGCACCACACCGGAGTCACCGTCACCTACCTCGAGGCCGAACCGCCCGAGGCGGTGGCGGCGGTGCGCGAGGACCGCGCCGACATCGCGCTGACGTTCAGCTACCCCGGCGACCGCGACGATCCTCATGGATCGAGCTCCCGCGGACTTTCCGTCCGGACCGTCGGCACCGACGATCTCTTGGCGGTGCTGCCGGCCGGACACCCCGCGGCGGCGGACGACCAGGTCGACATCGCGGCGCTGTCGGGGGAGAAGTGGATCGCGGGGTGCCCGCGCTGCCGCGGACATCTCCTCGAGCTGTGCGCGCGTGCGGGGTTCGCGCCGCACATCGCATTCGAGACCGACAACTTCGTCGCGGTCGAGGGTCTTGTCGCTCAGGGGATCGGCGTGGCGACGCTCCCGCGGATGGCCGTGGCATCCTTCCCGCAGCTCCCCGGCGTGGTGACGCTGCCCCTTCCTCCGGCAGAGGCCCGGACGATCCACGTGGTCACCGCCCACGGCGCCGACCGGGTGCCCGCCATACGGCTCACCATGGCGGCGATCGTGAGGCTCCTCGACGCGACCGCGGCGCGCGCCGGCGATGCGGGCGTCGAGGCGCAGCCCCTCAGGCGGCAGGCGTCCCGCAACTAGACTGGGCGGCGATGTCTTCCTCACCCGATCCCCGCACCACCACCGCGACCGGCGCCGACGTGCGCGTGCGATTCTGCCCGTCGCCGACCGGCCTCCCTCACGTGGGTCTCATCCGCACCGTCCTCTTCAACTGGGCGTACGCCCGCCACAACGGCGGCAAGCTCGTCTTCCGCATCGAGGACACCGACTCCGCGCGCGACAGCGAGGAGAGCTACCACCAGCTGCTCGATGCGCTGCGCTGGCTCGAGATCGACTGGGACGAGGGCGTCGAGGTCGGCGGGCCCCACGCGCCGTACCGGCAGTCGCAGCGCCATGACCTCTACCGAGAGGTGCTGGCCAAGCTCGTCGATGCGGGAGCCGTGTACGAGAGCTACTCGACGGCGGAGGAGATCGACGCCCGCAACGACGCGAACGGCCGCGCGAAGCAGCTCGGGTACGACAACTTCGACCGCGATCTCAC contains the following coding sequences:
- a CDS encoding LysR family transcriptional regulator yields the protein MTVFDDPDIDAQALRVVKAIADEGSITGAAAALGYSQPAISQQLKRLELRLGVPLVERVGRSVRLTEAGRILARHAPAVTTALDAAAGELAELRGLRAGRVRLVGFPSASPTVVPRLLAELEAHHTGVTVTYLEAEPPEAVAAVREDRADIALTFSYPGDRDDPHGSSSRGLSVRTVGTDDLLAVLPAGHPAAADDQVDIAALSGEKWIAGCPRCRGHLLELCARAGFAPHIAFETDNFVAVEGLVAQGIGVATLPRMAVASFPQLPGVVTLPLPPAEARTIHVVTAHGADRVPAIRLTMAAIVRLLDATAARAGDAGVEAQPLRRQASRN